The following proteins come from a genomic window of Streptomyces sp. GS7:
- a CDS encoding GNAT family N-acetyltransferase, translated as MRPDDWHLTEDVDDFLARAGDFLRSRPALHTTPLTVIEKMRTRWADAFGAEATLFGQLESGDEVRAIFYRPPSHRLTLTPLSPEQAGSLAAHLADLGHPVSGVTADHDTATAFVETWQRHTGAASVPSWRGRLYRLGTLTPPKPRPDGRGRVVDPQDHEQLIRWCGEFVATVGEAPSIDAGSWADSRFADKHFTFWENPDGTPVSMAGSTSMVGGMIRVDPVYTPAHLRGHGYAGAVTVEVSRAALTAGATDVVLFTDPANPTSNDLYQRIGYVPVTDFTGYDFSYDAPEAGEEEPRNTTRLPSGS; from the coding sequence ATGCGTCCGGATGACTGGCACCTCACCGAAGACGTCGACGACTTCCTCGCCCGAGCCGGGGACTTCCTGCGCTCGCGCCCCGCCCTGCACACCACGCCGCTGACGGTGATCGAGAAAATGCGAACACGCTGGGCGGACGCATTCGGCGCCGAAGCCACCCTATTCGGCCAACTGGAGTCTGGGGACGAGGTCCGCGCCATCTTTTACCGCCCTCCGTCCCACCGCCTGACCCTGACACCCCTCTCTCCCGAGCAGGCCGGCTCCCTCGCCGCCCACCTGGCCGACCTCGGCCACCCCGTCTCCGGCGTCACCGCGGACCACGACACCGCCACCGCTTTCGTCGAGACATGGCAGCGGCACACAGGCGCAGCGTCGGTACCCAGCTGGCGGGGCCGTCTCTACCGTCTCGGCACGCTCACCCCACCGAAGCCGCGCCCAGATGGCCGGGGTCGAGTCGTGGACCCGCAGGACCATGAGCAACTCATCCGGTGGTGCGGTGAGTTCGTCGCCACCGTCGGAGAGGCCCCCTCCATAGACGCCGGCTCCTGGGCCGACTCACGCTTCGCCGACAAACACTTCACGTTCTGGGAGAACCCGGACGGCACTCCCGTCTCCATGGCGGGCTCGACTTCGATGGTCGGCGGCATGATCCGGGTGGACCCCGTCTACACCCCGGCCCACCTCCGGGGCCACGGCTACGCGGGCGCCGTGACGGTCGAGGTCAGCAGGGCCGCGCTGACCGCAGGCGCGACGGACGTGGTCCTGTTCACGGACCCGGCCAACCCCACCAGCAACGACCTTTACCAACGCATCGGATACGTCCCGGTCACCGACTTCACCGGATACGACTTCTCCTACGACGCACCGGAAGCCGGTGAGGAAGAACCCCGAAACACAACGCGCCTGCCATCAGGAAGCTGA
- the abc-f gene encoding ribosomal protection-like ABC-F family protein, translated as MSGVSVVCSNLSFTWPDDTPVFQDLSFTLGSGRTGLVAPNGTGKSTLLKLVAGDLRPGAGSISVTGTLGYLPQSLPLTGDLTVAELLGVVAVIRAIDAVESGDVDEKHFTTIGDDWDIEERTRAQLDRLGLADLALDRSLSTLSGGQVMSLGLAAQLLKRPDVLLLDEPTNNLDLDARHKLYDVLAHFNGCLLLVSHDRALLDRMERIAELDRGELRFHGGNFTEYEEAVRAEREVAEKNVRSAEQELKREKREMQLARERAERRQSNAARNLKNAGLPRIFAGNMKRGAQESAGRAGQMHANRVGEAKARLDEAGRTLRDEQHITLDLPDTNVPAGRNLFLGERLRVRLGDKDVFTGHGVDLTIRGPERIALTGPNGAGKSTLLRLLNGELVPEGSQIKRADGRIAYLSQRLDLLDLDRTVAENFAEYAPERPEAERMNLLARFLFRGARAHLPVRVLSGGERLRATLACVLCAEPAPHLLLLDEPTNNLDLVSAGQLESALNSYQGAFVVVSHDERFLHEIRVNRWLRLTDGELTETGAPEV; from the coding sequence ATGTCCGGCGTTTCCGTCGTCTGCTCGAACCTGTCCTTCACCTGGCCCGACGACACCCCCGTCTTCCAGGACCTGTCCTTCACGCTCGGCTCCGGCCGCACCGGACTCGTCGCACCCAACGGCACCGGCAAGAGCACGCTGCTCAAGCTCGTCGCCGGCGACCTGCGGCCCGGCGCCGGATCGATCTCCGTGACCGGCACCCTCGGCTACCTTCCGCAGAGCCTCCCCCTGACCGGCGATCTCACCGTCGCCGAGTTGCTGGGCGTCGTTGCGGTCATCCGGGCCATCGACGCCGTGGAGTCCGGGGACGTCGACGAGAAGCACTTCACCACCATCGGCGATGACTGGGACATCGAAGAACGCACCCGCGCCCAGCTGGACCGCCTCGGCCTGGCCGACCTCGCCCTCGACCGCTCTCTGAGCACCCTCAGCGGCGGCCAGGTCATGTCCCTCGGTCTCGCCGCCCAACTGCTGAAGCGACCCGACGTACTGCTGCTCGACGAGCCCACCAACAACCTCGACCTCGACGCCCGGCACAAGCTCTACGACGTGCTGGCACACTTCAACGGCTGCCTGCTCCTGGTCAGCCACGACCGCGCCCTGCTCGACCGCATGGAACGCATCGCCGAACTCGACCGGGGCGAACTCCGCTTCCACGGTGGGAACTTCACCGAGTACGAGGAGGCCGTCCGGGCCGAGCGGGAAGTCGCCGAGAAGAACGTCCGCAGCGCCGAACAGGAACTGAAGCGGGAGAAGCGGGAGATGCAACTGGCCCGCGAACGCGCCGAACGCCGGCAGAGCAACGCCGCCCGCAACCTGAAGAACGCCGGCCTGCCCCGCATCTTCGCCGGCAACATGAAACGCGGCGCGCAGGAGTCCGCCGGGCGGGCCGGCCAGATGCACGCCAACCGGGTTGGCGAAGCCAAGGCCCGGCTGGACGAGGCCGGTCGCACACTGCGGGACGAGCAGCACATCACCCTGGACCTGCCCGACACCAACGTGCCCGCCGGACGCAACCTGTTCCTCGGCGAACGGCTCCGCGTCCGACTCGGCGACAAGGACGTGTTCACCGGTCACGGTGTCGACCTGACGATCCGGGGCCCGGAACGCATCGCCCTGACCGGCCCCAACGGCGCCGGGAAGAGCACCCTACTGCGTCTGCTCAACGGCGAACTGGTCCCGGAGGGCAGCCAGATCAAGCGGGCCGACGGGCGCATCGCCTACCTCTCGCAGCGCCTCGACCTGCTGGACCTGGACCGTACGGTCGCCGAGAACTTCGCCGAGTACGCCCCGGAGCGGCCGGAGGCCGAGCGGATGAATCTGCTCGCCCGGTTCCTCTTCCGGGGTGCCCGCGCCCACCTGCCCGTCAGGGTGCTCTCCGGCGGCGAGCGGCTGCGCGCCACCCTGGCCTGCGTACTGTGCGCGGAGCCGGCCCCACACCTCCTGCTCCTGGACGAGCCGACGAACAACCTCGACCTGGTCAGCGCGGGCCAGCTGGAGAGCGCTCTGAACTCCTATCAGGGAGCCTTCGTGGTGGTCAGCCACGACGAGCGGTTCCTCCACGAGATCCGCGTGAACCGGTGGCTGCGACTGACCGACGGCGAGCTGACGGAGACGGGAGCCCCTGAGGTGTGA